The Anas platyrhynchos isolate ZD024472 breed Pekin duck chromosome Z, IASCAAS_PekinDuck_T2T, whole genome shotgun sequence genome includes a window with the following:
- the LOC140000666 gene encoding cyclin-dependent kinase 4 inhibitor B-like, giving the protein MQGPPRGSPLGNRLCSAAARGDLAEVRELLEAGADPNGTNSFGRTPLQVTMLGSPRVAELLLQRGADPNRPDPRTGCLPAHDAARAGFLDTLAALHRAGARLDLPDGRGRLPLDVAAGGPHGPVGRFLRQLPGDPQERDAER; this is encoded by the exons AtgcagggacccccccggggcagcccccTCGGGAACCGCCTGTGCAGCGCCGCGGCCCGCGGGGACCTGGCAGAGGTgcgggagctgctggaggcGGGCGCGGACCCCAACGGGACCAACTCCTTCGGGAGGACCCCGCTGCAG GTGACGATGCTGGGCAGCCCGCGGGTggccgagctgctgctgcagcgcggCGCCGACCCCAACCGGCCCGACCCGCGCACCGGCTGCCTCCCCGCACACGACGCGGCCCGCGCCGGCTTCCTGGACACGCTGGCGGCGCTGCACCGCGCCGGGGCGCGCCTCGACCTCCCCGACGGCCGCGGCCGCCTCCCCCTCGACGTGGCGGCGGGGGGACCCCACGGGCCCGTGGGGCGCTTCCTGCGACAGCTCCCGGGCGACCCCCAGGAGAGGGACGCCGAGCGCTGA
- the LOC113840168 gene encoding cyclin-dependent kinase 4 inhibitor B: MAQRAGSAAADELANAAARGDVQRVRELLDGAADPNAVNSFGRTPIQVMMLGSPRVAELLLQRGADPNRPDPRTGCLPAHDAARAGFLDTLAALHRAGARLDLPDGRGRLPLDVAAGGPHGPVGRFLRQPADGPVS, translated from the exons ATGGCGCAGCGGGCGGGCAGCGCGGCGGCGGACGAGCTGGCCAACGCCGCGGCCCGCGGGGACGTGCAGAGGGTGAGGGAGCTGCTGGACGGCGCGGCGGACCCCAACGCCGTCAACTCCTTCGGCCGGACCCCCATCCAG GTGATGATGCTGGGCAGCCCGCGGGTggccgagctgctgctgcagcgcggCGCCGACCCCAACCGGCCCGACCCGCGCACCGGCTGCCTCCCCGCACACGACGCGGCCCGCGCCGGCTTCCTGGACACGCTGGCGGCGCTGCACCGCGCCGGGGCGCGCCTCGACCTCCCCGACGGCCGCGGCCGCCTCCCCCTCGACGTGGCGGCGGGGGGACCCCACGGGCCCGTGGGGCGCTTCCTGCGACAGCCTGCGGACGGACCCGTCTCCTAA